Below is a genomic region from Neurospora crassa OR74A linkage group VII, whole genome shotgun sequence.
ggcaggcgagTGAGGGCACACGCAATTATTGTAACCTCAAACAACTTGATATCGCGATATGTGTGCCCCAAAAAGTGACTAATAAGCAATGCAATGCAATGACATTATGAAAAAATGCAACGGGGGTATCTAAGACGTACGGATGCTTGTGTCCACAAGGAGATGATTAGAGTTACTTGGTGGTACCTTGCCCCTTACCCACCTCCTACCatgttccttcctctcctgctCTTtaactttttcctttctttcctgtAACCCCTTACGGTCTATCGTTTCTTCACGACCAGGCGCCTACTTAGCAGCTGTTTGTCTTCTAACCGCCTCTGACTATTGTCATCATGCCTCCTCAATTCCATGGTCCCTCGACAGCGGCCCATTGAGCACCCGCTCCTAGCCATAGGCCAACAGGAGAAAGAACCAGCTAACTCAACCGGCCATAACCCCAGACACGGAGGCCTGAAGATGAGGACATAGTCCGCGAATGCAATATGGGAGGACTCAACGAGTCGCTCTACTTCTCCGAGTACCCATTCACATAGAAGGGATCGCCAGGATCAACCTCCAGCCTCTTGGCCGCCCTCTCTCCCGAGCTCGagtcatcaccatcacctccaTACTTATCCAGCCACAGCTTGCGCATCACCTGGTAGATAAACAGATACTGGCTCTCGGCCTGCACCATGGTCTTTCGCTGCTCCCTGAGCTGGTTGACCACCTGGAAAATTAAGTCGTTATCTTCCAAGCCCTTTGTGCTGCCTATGGGCGACATGACTTCCTCCTGCGACGTCCTAACAGGCGAAGACAAGGACTCGCCAACGCCAGCGGTACGCTCATCCCAGTTCTCCAACACTCCCGCGTCCAGCTCCCGCATGAGATGCTCCAGCGCTATGAAGGTACCGCTGCGGCCAACGCCCGCGCTGCAGTGGACGATGCGAGGGTTGTGGGGGCCCGCGTTCTTCTCTCGAGATAGACTCATGAGTGTAAAGAAACTGTCGAGATCGGCGAGGTCCGGGACGCCAAAGTCGGGCCACTTCTTGTAGAGGAAGTGCCACACAATGCGCTCTtcgacttcttcctcttcagagTTCCGGCCTACCGTCTCTTCTGGTTCACTGATCGTGAGGTTCTCTTCCGTCTCTTTTGCCATCTGGGTCAGAGGCGACGTGATCTTGGGTTCCTCGGTGGTTGCGTTTTCCGGCTCTGGGGTTTGCCTTTTGCTCTGCGACCCATTGCTCTTGCCGTCCACACTCTTCCTTCCAGCCGACTTGTGCACATGGATCACCATCTTGCGAAGCTCGATCGCATCACCGGCCGGAGTATCCTCGATCCCTGCGCACCGAACTGTGGCGCGGAAGCCATCGCCGAACTCGTCCCCCTCGTTGATCTCCAGTGGGGGATCCTCCGTCGTCCGGGGAAAGTACTGGTAACATTTCTCAAAGTCGCCCTCGTGAGTCTCGGTCAACATGACGATTACGCCGGGGCTCTCGAGCTGCTCAACGGCCATGCGCCATACATGGTCGGTTGTACACTGTTTGGGGCCCTGCATGGCGATGTAGCGATCCGGTTCTTGTGTATTGCTTGTTTCCCCATCGGCCGTGGTGAGGACCGTCGGGGGTAGGACAATAGGCGAGGCATTGATGTAGTCGATCTTGCCCTCAGGCACCTGAAGTTTGATTCGGTTGTTGTGCCAGGGTTGTATGTTGCCGTATCTGTCGAGCTGCCGAAGGTGCGGTCCCATTACGCGGGCCCAGCGGAAATCTCGTGAGGGGTTCTGTGTCGCTTCTAGGATGCGCTTGCGCTCGAGCCAGATGATTTCTTGAAACTTGTTTTCAATTTCTGTAAAACGTGAAAGGCCCTGTTAGTGTATGTGTCTTGGGAAAAAAAGTGAGAGCGCCAAAAGGCGAGCCATAGAGCTTACCAGACTCGCTTAATTCCAGGAAAGAGGGCATCTTGGGTCGGCCATCTTTCTTGAGCTGTTGCCCTGACGACGTCTTGCTCTCGGCTGGCGAAGCAGGGTGGTCTGCGGTACCGTTGGAAGCCATAACGGCGGCGACAGTCGGTGTCTGTTTGTGCGAAGCGGGAGAGGACTCGCGGGCCCTCTTGGACGAACGTGAAAATACTCGAAAGGGACGGAGCTTATGGACTGAGCGTAGCGAAGGAGTGGCGGTGGGGGTTGTTAGTTCAGCCGAAGGAGACTCGGTTTTCTCAGAAGTACTTTCTGACTTGGTGGTAGTAGGTGTGGTGATCAAACTGGGAGCGGTGATGTCTCGTTTGCGCCGATGCGGGCGTAGTCGCGGAAAGTGGTCCATGGTGGGGACGCTATAAATATGACGTCGGCGAGGAACGGTGTAATTCGACGTGCAAATCGGTTGACGGTGCCAGAGGCTACTGCGGTGACCGAGTCTGGCAAGTGAGAGAGGCTTCTGACGAGGGCACAGGCGGCCTCGGGGACTCTGCCACGCAGACACGTCAAGGTCGGGTCCACTGTGGTGCTTGGAGGGCAAAACGAAGGTGGGATCCTGTAAGGCTGTTTGacggatgggatggaatggCACGATGAGCAATACTAGGACTAAGTGAATGGCTCTTGTTTGTTGGAAAGACGAGGCTGTCCAGCGGCGATCTTCAAGGCTGGTATCGTGGTACTTGGTGAGCGGGAGAGGGAAGCTTGAGGAGGGCGGTAGTTATATCGGTTTTGCGCCGCAATATTCAAAGGCGGCGCATGGGAAAAACACAAACAAGAAGGTGTAAGAGTACCTCTCTAGTAAGTCAAGAACCGACAATGCCGATCTTGCCAAAGCGGGTGGGGCGCCAAAAGTATTCCGCCTTTGTTTCGCCGGCGACGGAGTGACAATCAAATTGTTCAGTTTCCAGGGAAAAAGACGCAGTGAGGCAGCTGGACACCTCCAGTTTGTCAAATGGACGGGACCGTGAGTTCAAGTCCAGCATGGAACAAATGACGACCAAGCTGAGCGTCGCAACTGCCTGTTATGGTCAGATGGCATCTGATGTTAGTGGAGGGACCCTACTTAGAATGGCTCGCGCTGAGCTTCCCGTCCTTGCTCCGTCCCGGGCCCCCCTGCGAGCTGTACCCGCCCTGCCGAGAGGGTTGGACACCAACTGCAGGGTAGGCAGGGGTACCCCCCCTTGACCTCTGACCAAAAGACGAGAAGAGGTCGAAACCCTGTAGACCAGGGCGACatgaaaaaagaaacgaGAACGGCACTGCAACCGAACGAAGCAAGGCTAGAATCCTCAACAAGCCCCGTCATAGACGAACCCTGCCTCATTTCCCGAATGACACCacagcaccatcatcaaTGACCGCCATCCATATCTCTGGTCTCTCCAATCCTGGGCGACTAGcaggcatggcatggcatgctCAGCAGGAACTGCCTGGGTTGCCTCACCATGTATCAGCAAGGCCGCTCATCTGTCCGGCAAGGTACCTATTTAGAATGAATCCTGCAATGCCCACGCGACATGCCGCAACAGGAATCCTTGTCTGCGCCCCTGGGTTGCAGCAGCATGCCAGCATCGGATAGGTAGAGCTTTGAGCTACATACCTATCTTGGGCAGCATAAGATCCTAGACGAGAAAAGCAGGACGACATACCTACCGCTGGTGGCGCTTCGATCGTTTCTGGTGTGTCGATGTCGCCTTAGGCTGTAGATAGTTGTGgtggtatgtatgtatgtatgtatgtatgtatgtatgcatGTATGTgtgtagataggtaggtatattcTCGGAATACTACAGTATCATTCCATGACTTGCCAAATGCCAAAATGGAGATATATACGCCTTGATCATGAAACGAAACGCCTGCCACGAGATCTCAAAAAGGTGTTGGTAGGTTACATTGGTCTGTCAACTGGCTCTCATGACCGCCGCGCGGATCCCCTCCACCTCGTGGTACCTCGTGATACCATCAGATAGAAAATGAAAATTGAGTCTAATACCAGTAATCAGCTTGGGCAAACTGTAGTGTAGGTGCAAGTTGATTGTGTGAGGTCAAACATGCAGGATATATAAAGACATAAATACTCACACCGGTCGAGACTCTGTATAATTTGATGCAAGGTTTCTGTGGCTCAGCGTTTTGTAGAACAGGATGAAAACTCGACGTCTCTTGGCCGTCATCAGTTATTGCTTGGTATCTATGTCTCTACCATAAGccatctctttctcttctcctgtCGCATATACTAAAACGCACCgcgataataatagtccaagtaaaaaaaataagtGGCATCAATGGCCAACACAGCACTGATCGTTCCATAATCTATCCTATTTgccctccatcttcctcatccgccGGCTCCTCACTTCTTAAAGGTAGCCGTCCTGCCAGCCGCCTTGGCCGTGTAATGCGCTCTTGCGCCCTTGGGTCCTCCCTGAGACTTGTTTTCATACGGGTTAAACCTCTTATTCGCCTTCTTGACGTCCTCCTGAGTCTTGCGAGCACGCAACACCGACGCAGCCTGAGAGTAATCAAACGGCtgatcttccttctcctcgccctccgcCTGCttagcggcagcagcagcttcttcctgcgccttcttctttgcttccttcttggcggcCTTCTCTGCCCTTCGCTGGGCCTTGAGAGCTTCCTTggcctgcttcttcttctccttggccgcTTTCCTGGCTGCCTTTTTGGATTTCTTGGATGACTTGTCGcttgcctcttcctcctcctcctcttcttcctcgtcggagTCGTCACCTTCGGCTTCACCACCGGTTTGCACGTCGGTTTCGGTCTGAGGCGCGGAATCCTCCATTTCGGCATCTGaggcctcctcttcttcctcagaCTCTTCCTCGCGCTTGCGCTTGCCTCCGTTCCTAAGAGTGAATTCCTGGTTGACTATCACCTCTTCCGGCGCCGGCTGGGGCTCTGGCACCGCCTCTTCTGGTTGATCCACCTCCATCTCAGCCGTAGATCCGTCCATGAAGTCGGCCGGATACGGAAGGGTGATTTCCAACACGTCGTCAAGCTTGGCAGTCTTCGCAGCCGTGCCGTCCCAGACTGAGCTCAGAGTGACGCCGCCCCAAAATTGTGACCGGTCAGCTTTGAGCTCCTTGACGTCCGGAATGTCGCTATCGTCGGCGATGACCGCAGCAATCTTGGCGGGGGCGAGGATAGATGACTCGCTCTTGAAGATATCCATCATCTTGGGACCGTTCACACCTTCCTCCCTAGCCTTTTGAATGACGTCGAATAGATCATCCAAATGAGACTTGAGGCCCTTGGCGTTGCTATCCAGAATACTCCACAGAGCCTTCTTGTCGGTCGGGAGTATCCGGGCAATGTCGGCCAGAACCTGCTGTGtcataaagaagaagggactCTCGTCCTCACGACGAGCCAAGTTGTCACGCCATTGATGTACGGCCTTGTAGACGGCAAACTGCTCGCCGTTGTAGAGCGTTGGGGACTTCAACAGCACATTATACCACCCGCGGGGTCCCTGGCCGGTTTCGACGTTGTAGCTAAGGTTCTCGTATCGTTGCAGGGCGACATCCTTGGACCTCTCGAGGACCTGCTCGAGAAGGTCAGGCTTCGGCTTTCCGGGTGTTGAGCGCTCCACGAGCTCGTTGATGATCATGTCGAAGATGTAGAGCAGGTAGTGGGTATCCGACCGCGCATAGTAAAACATCTCCTCGGGGAGAGGTCTGATGCGCCAGTCCGCAAGCTGATACTTTTTGTCGGCTTCGAACTCGGCAAACTTGCTAAGCAAATAACCCAAGCTCCTTCCAGGGTACCCGAGAACGGCGCAAGCATGATATGTGTCGAAGAGACCTACAACGTAGAGACCAAGATCTCTCTGCAGCCAGATGACATCCATGAAAGCACCGTGAAGAACCTGGGTCAAGTTAGTCGATAATACAGTGAAAGCAGAAGGCCAGGATGTGTCTCACCTTGACAATGTTGGGGTTCGCAAAAACCTCATTCAGAACCTCAAGCTTGTGCCTCCAAGGTTGAAGAGTATCAATGACCCAATCCTTCTCTCTGGTACTGATCTGCATGAGAGACAACAGTCCGGTGTAAGACCTAAAATCGTGGTGCTCCAGATCAAGCGCAATTTCCTTGGCCTGCTTGAGCTCCTCCAACATCTCCAAGACGCCCTCATAAGTATCAACCCAGATGGCGGATGTCGAATCGATAGGAAGGTACTCCTTGGGTTCGCGCTTCTTGTACACATGCTCAGGGTACGGTGTCGTCTTGATCTCGGTTTCGTAGGGGTGTTTGTATCTGGGAGATTCATGTTAGCGACATGCTCTTATGATATTGGAAAGAAAGGTTAGACGTACTGTGTGTTGTTGTCATCATCGACAAAGGTGGTCAGGCTGTCTTCCAGTGACACCTTGGCATGAGGCTTGGACGACAACAGAGGCTTCCAAGGACCGGTAGCGAAGTTATCGACCTTCTTCTCGAAGTTATTCTGTGGTTTGAGAATGTTGGCTCTCTTCAAGGACCAGTCAAGACGATCGTTAGACGACTTGACGCGTTTTTGGGCGCGGCCCTGGTCGGCGGGGGTAGGCGCATCCTTCCGCTTGATCAATCCGGTGTACTCGTCGAGGCAGGTGTCGGCTTTCTCGAGCAACGAGTCGATCACGTCGACAATGTTCCGCCATTGGATGTCCACGTCGTCGGCATCTTCAAGAGCGCCAACCTTCTGGCCGGTAAGATTCGCGGTCGACTTGAGGAGCCCGTTGGCCAGGGACAGAAGGCGGCCGGAGCTGTTGTCGAGTTGACCACCGACAGTCGGGTTGACGGTGCGCTGGAACTGAAGATCCTCGCTGGCGATTGAGTTGGCGGTTCGGGTCGTAGCGACCAGGGCGGCTTGGAGCGATTCCCTCAAGCTCTTGAAGTCCAGTGAGCCGTCCATATTGGCCGGTGGTTCTGGAGTCGTTGTGGTGTGGACGTCactggaagtggaagcccgGTTCAATTTTCCAAAAATGGTTTGTCGTTCTGCTGCTCTTTGGGAACTTTTTTTGCGGACAGTCCCAGCATGTGGCTTGTGGAGAAAGCGCCAAAGTGAACGGGACCTCgaaaagtggaagctgcCCGATGGATGCCATCAAGTGGGCCTCGAGTGAGCTGTTCCCGCTCTGCgctggtagaggtacctgatGGCCCATGCTGGGAAGTAGAAGCACTAAAGTAGAGAGACTTTGGGCAGCCGATTACATAAGGCCAAGGGGGCGCTTGCCAAGAGCCAAGATTGTGCTGATCTGGACCACCAACGTTCGTTCATCCATCGGCGTCCAGGCTTTTGAGATCCGTCCTGTGACGAAGTGGAAGTCCGCAACCCCATTGTTGAATAGCACCTGGTACTTGTTGGTTTCCAAGCGGACTCACCGGTGAACGTTGATATTTGAGATTCCGTACAACCGTCTTTTCCACCAAAAATATTCACCTGGAGTATCTCACGAACACCCTTCTATACGATCTTTTGCCCAAAACATAGATATACCGTCGATACCCATAAGTCATCGGACACCGTACCAAGCCTATCGTTTTGTTGGCAACACCTACGGTTGAAAACATAGCTCTGGACTTTAAAGATGTCCCAGTCACTCGCCAAGGAATGCAACGAGGCCAAGGAGTAAGTTTTTGTCCTTCATAcggaaagaaaacaacatCTTAACCAGTTGTAGACGTTACGACACTTGCTTTCTCAAATGGTACAGTGAGAGTAAGTCTACAGGAACAGACACCCCAACTCAGTGGACATGTGTGATACTTATACTGGACAGAATACCTTAGGGGCAATGGTACCGAACAAAATAACGAATGTTCAATTCTCTTCAAGGAGTATAGCTCTTGCCTGCAGGTAGGACGCAAAACCATACAGCGCCCGTACTCTAGCATCGAGATAGCTTACCATATGGCATTTTACAGGTTGCTTTGAAAGAGCGTGGCATCGACAAGCTGCTTGAAGAGGCGCGGGAAGAACTCAAGGACAGCGACTCAACATACATGGGCAAGAAAAAATGTGAGTTTGAGCTTACGAACATGGCCAAAGTTGAAAGGATGACTGACTTGCTCAGAATACCAGAGCTGGACGACGTCTGAGTACCTTACTGTACCACTCGTCGACCAACTCCTTGAACAAAGCCGCAACAATCCAGTTATTCTCCTTACATTGCTCAATTATCTCTTCTCCGTATATATCATATATCGCCTGGTATTCGTGGAAGGACTTTCCATTATGCACACCCTCCATGTCTTGAACAAAGCCCATGTACCAAAAGTGTCACCCGCTGGTCTTTGACTGTACCTTTCTGATTATATCTTCTGTTGAGTTGTTTTCAGTGCTCTCTGTTATGGACGGAAGCCATGGATGACTTCAAGTCGGTTGAATGTTCCCCTTCCAAATAAGGTTTCCCGTCCTTGAGAAGTGGATCCTCCCCAACATCCAATCGGTTCATTACAGAGTGCCGTGCAGTCGCAGCCAGGTCGGGTTGCGCTCGGGGACTCTGGCTTCTGGGCGCTAGAACTTAGAACGCTCCACACTCCCTGTAATACTGCCTAAACTGCTTCGATAAACTTCAGCGCGAGTCTGAGCCGAGTCTGTCCACCACGACACGACACATAACGCATCTGATCGCCCTGCTcccccgtccccgtcccaAATCAACAAGTTTTCGGCTTCCCGTTGTGCTTCCCGTCAGTACCAGCTTTGCCCGACTTCGACCTACCTAATCCAACCTCTTCGAACCGTCGAGTATTGTTTTCCCCCTCCCATTACAGCGCCCGCCAATTCCTCATATAACCGCACCCACTATCCGCCCGCATTTCCTCTCCCCACACAAGGGAAAGTGACATCGGACTACAGCATCTACCGGCCCAGACTTTTGCCGCGATCGCATGCTCGAACAGTAAGGGGCAGCGCGCCTCTATGCACCCCTTTTCTGTTCTTACACTCGGCATCTTCGTAGCTGGGTATATCACCGCCCGATGGGACCTCGTCACTCGCCTATATGAGCTTGCCATATTCGCTTGGAACTACGGAGTGGTGGTAAGTGTCACATGCCAtgggaaagagggaaaaacTGTGGCACTCCGCCCCCGGCCAACCACCATTGCGCCGAAACAGCAACAGCCTGGATCGCTAACCTTGTGTGTCAATTCGTCTCTAGACTCGGGCCGCCAAGGGCTTCGGCGTGTTAAGCCTTGTGTTTCTCATCGTCTTTATTCCTGTGCAACGTCTTGCTACTTTGGAGTCGAACCTGgtacgaccaccaccaccagcttgctgctgctgcccccaACCAACAGTCGATATGCGAATCCCATATACTGATAATGCTGGTCCAGCATCCGCGATCGCCAGGATCAGGTATCTCCGCGAGGGAACAACTAAGGAGAAGGGGCTCTTTCTGATTGGTTGCTTGCGATTGCGCTATCTGTCATGCCAGAGGATGATGGCTTGATGCGCGTGTTCTGGCCCACAGACCTTCCGCGATCCGACTGTAACGGCGTCGTGGTCGGCTGGAGGAACTCGGCCTTGGATGTTCTCGTGGTGGCAGTActggaggaggttgaggtttgTGCCCTCCGGGTCTACAGCTGGCCGGGGATGGATGTGGACAAAAGCGCTGACTCTGTGATAGCCTCGACGTGTTGAAAGCGCGTTAAAGCTCGGTAACCTTCTCCGTAACGCCCCTCACCCAGTCAGCCGCATCTACGAACAATGCGGCAAATCGTCCATAAGCGTCTTGGGCGTCTCAAACACTCCAGACACCGTCGAGGTCGACTCATCATGGATCCGGGTTACGATAGCGCCTA
It encodes:
- a CDS encoding exosome complex exonuclease Rrp6 gives rise to the protein MDGSLDFKSLRESLQAALVATTRTANSIASEDLQFQRTVNPTVGGQLDNSSGRLLSLANGLLKSTANLTGQKVGALEDADDVDIQWRNIVDVIDSLLEKADTCLDEYTGLIKRKDAPTPADQGRAQKRVKSSNDRLDWSLKRANILKPQNNFEKKVDNFATGPWKPLLSSKPHAKVSLEDSLTTFVDDDNNTQYKHPYETEIKTTPYPEHVYKKREPKEYLPIDSTSAIWVDTYEGVLEMLEELKQAKEIALDLEHHDFRSYTGLLSLMQISTREKDWVIDTLQPWRHKLEVLNEVFANPNIVKVLHGAFMDVIWLQRDLGLYVVGLFDTYHACAVLGYPGRSLGYLLSKFAEFEADKKYQLADWRIRPLPEEMFYYARSDTHYLLYIFDMIINELVERSTPGKPKPDLLEQVLERSKDVALQRYENLSYNVETGQGPRGWYNVLLKSPTLYNGEQFAVYKAVHQWRDNLARREDESPFFFMTQQVLADIARILPTDKKALWSILDSNAKGLKSHLDDLFDVIQKAREEGVNGPKMMDIFKSESSILAPAKIAAVIADDSDIPDVKELKADRSQFWGGVTLSSVWDGTAAKTAKLDDVLEITLPYPADFMDGSTAEMEVDQPEEAVPEPQPAPEEVIVNQEFTLRNGGKRKREEESEEEEEASDAEMEDSAPQTETDVQTGGEAEGDDSDEEEEEEEEEASDKSSKKSKKAARKAAKEKKKQAKEALKAQRRAEKAAKKEAKKKAQEEAAAAAKQAEGEEKEDQPFDYSQAASVLRARKTQEDVKKANKRFNPYENKSQGGPKGARAHYTAKAAGRTATFKK
- a CDS encoding protein-tyrosine phosphatase 2 is translated as MDHFPRLRPHRRKRDITAPSLITTPTTTKSESTSEKTESPSAELTTPTATPSLRSVHKLRPFRVFSRSSKRARESSPASHKQTPTVAAVMASNGTADHPASPAESKTSSGQQLKKDGRPKMPSFLELSESEIENKFQEIIWLERKRILEATQNPSRDFRWARVMGPHLRQLDRYGNIQPWHNNRIKLQVPEGKIDYINASPIVLPPTVLTTADGETSNTQEPDRYIAMQGPKQCTTDHVWRMAVEQLESPGVIVMLTETHEGDFEKCYQYFPRTTEDPPLEINEGDEFGDGFRATVRCAGIEDTPAGDAIELRKMVIHVHKSAGRKSVDGKSNGSQSKRQTPEPENATTEEPKITSPLTQMAKETEENLTISEPEETVGRNSEEEEVEERIVWHFLYKKWPDFGVPDLADLDSFFTLMSLSREKNAGPHNPRIVHCSAGVGRSGTFIALEHLMRELDAGVLENWDERTAGVGESLSSPVRTSQEEVMSPIGSTKGLEDNDLIFQVVNQLREQRKTMVQAESQYLFIYQVMRKLWLDKYGGDGDDSSSGERAAKRLEVDPGDPFYVNGYSEK